The following coding sequences lie in one Halalkalicoccus subterraneus genomic window:
- a CDS encoding nuclear transport factor 2 family protein — protein MSASEEAIRKYYEHVDSEAYEDLFALFSADVVYHRPGQESIDGMAEFEEFYREVRAIEQGTHSIADLTIDDDTVAVRGRFSGVLEGQQVEFGFADIHRFDDEGLITERWTYTDTGRV, from the coding sequence ATGAGCGCGAGCGAGGAGGCGATTCGGAAGTACTACGAACACGTCGATAGCGAGGCCTACGAGGACCTGTTCGCCCTCTTTTCGGCTGACGTCGTCTACCACCGCCCCGGTCAGGAGTCCATCGACGGGATGGCGGAGTTCGAGGAGTTCTACCGGGAGGTGCGTGCGATCGAGCAGGGCACCCATTCCATTGCTGACCTCACGATTGACGACGACACGGTCGCAGTCCGGGGTCGGTTTTCGGGCGTTCTGGAGGGTCAGCAGGTGGAATTCGGCTTCGCCGACATCCACCGGTTCGACGACGAGGGACTGATCACGGAGCGCTGGACCTACACGGACACCGGCCGGGTATGA
- a CDS encoding ArsA family ATPase, giving the protein MAELDVEPVERIEDVDVPVPSGVDAPEYVLYGGKGGVGKTTMAAATALASARDGTRTLVVSTDPAHSLSDTLETSIPSEPTRIRDDIPLFAAEIDPDETIDEGMLGGENPLGGLEGMFGGAGGADGSGDVDDGAGGLGDLLSGGSMPGADEAAAMRQLLQYLDDDRFDRVVIDTAPTGHTLRLLELPELMDSMVGRLMQFRQRIQGMAEGMKGMFGGEDPVEGGTDLDELRERIEHLRATLRDPTKTDFRVVMVPEEMSVVESKRLLSRLAEFEIPVSTVVVNRVMEDFADVAGGDPEDFVSPDVENCEFCKRRWQVQQGALTRSQEVFRGHDVKRVPLFADEVRGERMLELVAACLD; this is encoded by the coding sequence ATGGCCGAACTTGACGTCGAACCCGTCGAGCGGATCGAGGACGTGGACGTCCCGGTTCCGTCGGGCGTCGACGCGCCCGAGTACGTCCTGTACGGGGGGAAAGGCGGGGTCGGGAAGACGACGATGGCCGCCGCGACCGCGCTCGCGAGCGCACGGGACGGCACCCGAACGCTCGTCGTTTCGACGGACCCCGCCCACTCGCTTTCCGATACGCTCGAAACCTCGATTCCGAGCGAACCGACGCGGATTCGAGACGACATCCCGCTTTTCGCCGCCGAGATCGACCCCGACGAGACGATTGACGAGGGGATGCTCGGCGGCGAGAACCCGTTGGGAGGGCTCGAAGGGATGTTCGGCGGTGCGGGTGGGGCGGATGGCTCGGGGGACGTGGACGACGGTGCGGGTGGACTGGGCGACCTGCTGTCGGGCGGGTCGATGCCCGGTGCGGACGAGGCCGCAGCGATGCGCCAACTGCTGCAGTACCTCGACGACGACCGGTTCGACCGAGTGGTGATCGATACCGCACCGACGGGCCACACCCTCCGGCTGCTCGAACTCCCCGAACTGATGGACTCGATGGTCGGGCGACTGATGCAGTTCCGCCAGCGGATACAGGGTATGGCAGAGGGGATGAAGGGGATGTTCGGTGGCGAGGACCCCGTCGAAGGGGGGACCGACCTCGACGAACTGCGCGAGCGGATCGAGCACCTGCGAGCGACGCTCCGCGACCCCACGAAGACCGATTTCCGGGTCGTGATGGTCCCCGAGGAGATGAGCGTCGTCGAGTCCAAACGGCTGCTCAGTCGGTTGGCGGAGTTCGAGATCCCCGTTTCCACCGTCGTGGTCAACCGCGTGATGGAGGATTTTGCAGACGTTGCCGGCGGCGACCCCGAGGACTTCGTCTCGCCCGACGTCGAGAACTGCGAGTTCTGTAAGCGCCGCTGGCAGGTCCAGCAGGGCGCGCTGACCCGCTCGCAGGAGGTCTTTCGCGGTCACGACGTCAAACGGGTGCCGCTCTTTGCCGACGAAGTCCGGGGCGAACGG
- a CDS encoding CinA family protein, with translation MSDPIEERVGEALRERGATVATAESCTGGLIGSLLTDVPGSSDYLDRGFVTYAYDAKREMVGVAREALDEHGAVSDPVARGMARGARDVADVTWGVSTTGIAGPAGGSEEAPVGTVFIGVAYAAPWGSGDSYATVSRYEFDGSRTEIKGKIARQALADLHDAIV, from the coding sequence ATGAGCGACCCGATAGAGGAGCGCGTCGGCGAGGCGCTTCGCGAGCGCGGGGCGACCGTGGCGACCGCCGAGTCGTGTACCGGCGGGCTGATCGGGTCGCTGCTGACCGACGTCCCGGGGTCGAGCGACTACCTCGACCGGGGATTCGTCACCTACGCCTACGACGCCAAACGGGAGATGGTGGGCGTCGCCCGGGAGGCGCTCGACGAACACGGCGCGGTCAGCGACCCCGTCGCCCGCGGGATGGCCCGCGGCGCACGCGACGTCGCCGACGTCACGTGGGGCGTTTCTACGACTGGAATCGCCGGACCCGCGGGAGGAAGCGAGGAGGCCCCCGTCGGCACGGTGTTCATCGGCGTCGCCTACGCCGCCCCCTGGGGGTCGGGCGACTCGTACGCGACCGTTTCGCGCTACGAGTTCGACGGCTCGCGGACGGAGATCAAGGGGAAGATCGCGCGGCAAGCCCTCGCCGATCTTCACGACGCGATCGT
- a CDS encoding pyridoxal phosphate-dependent aminotransferase produces MDYEKPLFFQVMQYAERAERDVIDMVSGNPDWEPPEALREGLREYADRPVSEYQYPPSDGLRELREEIAARRNIPVESVIVTNGGGEANYLAMAEALDRDAGEEVILTDPVYPYYPGKTQMLGGEPVYVPVEKDGRLDPVAVREHARADTAAIVVNSPNNPTGAVYGEDTIEELVAIAEENDAILVSDEVYDHFDQSGRFASALSVDSDHRAITASFSKSMAITGFRVGYTVLPPALAEPARTRHMLVNVAGSRPAQYAVLKALRETEPDYYEGTREMLATRIDAFTDALDAAGAQYTRPDGAFYVLARFEGFPGTMANVERLIDEAGVAGMPGEAFGESRSEWLRFALVTPRAEEAADRLAEFFG; encoded by the coding sequence ATGGACTACGAGAAGCCGCTTTTCTTCCAGGTGATGCAGTACGCCGAGCGGGCCGAGCGAGACGTGATCGACATGGTCAGCGGCAACCCCGACTGGGAGCCACCGGAGGCGCTCCGGGAGGGACTGCGCGAGTACGCCGACCGCCCCGTCTCCGAGTACCAGTACCCCCCGAGCGACGGCCTACGCGAACTCCGCGAGGAGATCGCCGCCCGCCGGAACATACCAGTTGAGTCGGTGATCGTCACCAATGGCGGGGGCGAGGCGAACTACCTCGCGATGGCCGAGGCGCTGGACCGTGATGCCGGCGAGGAGGTGATCCTCACCGATCCCGTCTATCCGTACTACCCCGGCAAGACCCAGATGTTGGGTGGCGAGCCGGTGTACGTCCCCGTCGAGAAGGACGGCCGGCTCGATCCTGTCGCGGTTCGCGAGCACGCGAGAGCCGATACCGCCGCGATCGTCGTCAACTCGCCGAACAACCCGACGGGAGCCGTCTACGGTGAGGACACGATCGAGGAACTCGTCGCCATCGCGGAGGAGAACGACGCGATCCTCGTCAGCGACGAGGTCTACGACCACTTCGACCAGTCGGGGCGGTTTGCGAGCGCGCTGTCGGTCGACTCCGATCACCGCGCGATCACGGCCAGCTTCTCGAAGTCGATGGCGATCACCGGTTTCCGGGTGGGGTATACCGTGTTGCCGCCCGCGCTCGCCGAACCCGCCAGAACCCGTCACATGCTCGTCAACGTCGCCGGCTCCCGGCCCGCCCAGTACGCGGTCTTGAAGGCCCTTCGCGAGACGGAGCCCGACTACTACGAGGGCACTCGGGAGATGCTCGCCACGCGCATCGACGCCTTCACGGACGCGCTGGATGCGGCGGGCGCACAGTACACCCGGCCTGATGGCGCGTTTTACGTGCTGGCGCGCTTCGAGGGTTTTCCCGGAACGATGGCGAACGTCGAGCGCCTGATCGACGAGGCCGGCGTTGCCGGGATGCCCGGCGAAGCCTTCGGCGAGTCGCGCTCGGAGTGGCTTCGCTTCGCGCTCGTGACGCCGCGTGCGGAGGAGGCCGCCGACCGACTGGCCGAGTTTTTCGGCTGA
- the fer gene encoding ferredoxin Fer, with product MVSPFDVLSIDPDADDAEIDRAYRRRVMETHPDHGGSAREFQSVREAYEQLVSGEYDGRPVVESGPKAGADSDGDEDDGDDEQSRVEYLNYEVLDDHGWSLDDEDLFEKAADAGLDATDYGRFLVQPNESLLEAAENRGFAWPYACRGGACANCAVAVVEGELEMPVNHILPPEMLDRGIRLSCNGTPGTDEMQVVYNIKNLPYLDELRLPPRPFEQAYVDD from the coding sequence ATGGTGTCCCCGTTCGATGTCCTCTCGATCGATCCCGATGCGGACGACGCGGAGATCGATCGCGCCTATCGCCGGCGGGTGATGGAAACCCATCCCGACCACGGCGGGTCGGCTCGGGAGTTCCAGTCGGTCAGAGAGGCCTACGAACAACTCGTCTCGGGCGAGTACGACGGGCGCCCGGTCGTCGAGTCCGGTCCGAAGGCGGGCGCGGACAGTGACGGCGACGAGGACGACGGGGACGACGAGCAGTCCCGCGTCGAATACCTGAACTACGAGGTGCTCGACGATCACGGCTGGAGTCTCGACGACGAGGACCTCTTCGAGAAGGCCGCCGACGCGGGGCTCGACGCGACCGACTACGGCCGATTTCTCGTCCAGCCGAACGAGTCGCTTCTGGAGGCCGCAGAGAACCGCGGGTTCGCGTGGCCGTACGCCTGCCGGGGCGGGGCGTGTGCGAACTGCGCGGTCGCGGTCGTCGAGGGCGAACTGGAGATGCCGGTCAACCACATCCTCCCGCCCGAGATGCTCGACCGGGGAATTCGGCTGTCCTGTAACGGTACCCCAGGCACCGACGAGATGCAGGTCGTCTACAACATCAAGAACCTCCCGTATCTCGACGAACTTCGGCTCCCACCCCGACCGTTCGAGCAGGCGTACGTCGACGACTGA